One stretch of Variovorax sp. 54 DNA includes these proteins:
- a CDS encoding bleomycin resistance protein: MTDTRTGVSAAPPDLGTLHEFHGVQPVLPVSDVSRAARWFSEVLGFEIDFIAGEPPSYARVKKGDRSYGDPVYLRLWQCGSREARPWRGEIVIHVGKDIDGLHAAYVKRGVTIIEPPTSQPWGLREFAIREPDGHVLRFCGYL; the protein is encoded by the coding sequence ATGACCGACACCCGCACCGGCGTGAGCGCGGCGCCTCCCGATCTGGGCACGCTGCACGAATTCCACGGCGTGCAGCCCGTGTTGCCGGTGTCCGACGTCTCGCGCGCCGCGCGCTGGTTTTCCGAAGTGCTGGGTTTCGAGATCGACTTCATCGCCGGCGAACCGCCCAGCTATGCGCGCGTGAAGAAGGGCGACCGCAGCTACGGCGACCCCGTGTACCTGCGCCTGTGGCAGTGCGGCAGCCGCGAAGCCCGGCCCTGGCGCGGCGAAATCGTGATCCACGTCGGCAAGGACATCGACGGGCTGCATGCCGCCTACGTGAAGCGCGGCGTGACCATCATCGAACCGCCGACGTCCCAGCCCTGGGGCCTGCGCGAGTTCGCGATCCGCGAACCCGACGGCCACGTGCTGCGGTTCTGCGGCTATCTCTGA
- a CDS encoding YciI family protein produces the protein MRFMVLVKASPDSEAGVMPSTEILTEMGQFNEELVKAGVLLAGEGLHPSVKGARVRCEGKKRTVIDGPFTETKELLAGFWLLQVKSKEEAIEWIKRSPFQEGEIEIRQVFEATDFGEAMTPELLAQEDRLRAESAAKAGR, from the coding sequence ATGCGATTCATGGTTCTGGTCAAGGCGAGCCCCGATTCCGAAGCCGGCGTGATGCCGAGCACCGAGATACTGACCGAGATGGGCCAGTTCAACGAAGAACTGGTCAAGGCCGGCGTGCTGCTGGCGGGCGAGGGGCTGCACCCGTCGGTCAAGGGCGCGCGCGTGCGCTGCGAAGGCAAGAAGCGCACCGTCATCGACGGTCCCTTCACCGAGACCAAGGAGCTGCTCGCGGGCTTCTGGTTGCTGCAGGTCAAGTCGAAGGAAGAGGCCATCGAGTGGATCAAGCGCAGCCCGTTCCAGGAAGGCGAGATCGAGATCCGCCAGGTCTTCGAGGCCACCGATTTCGGCGAGGCCATGACGCCCGAGCTGCTGGCGCAGGAAGACCGCCTGCGCGCCGAGTCCGCTGCCAAGGCCGGCCGCTGA
- a CDS encoding YciI family protein, with protein sequence MRFMLLMIPHGYESAAPGTVPDDVERVGSMMAFNESLQKAGVLIGCEGLHPPSMGARVSFPGGKPKVVDGPFAEVKEVLGGYWLIDVASRAEAIEWASRCPGSENEVIEIRQVQEMEDFSPAVQDVASEFTSMQQTLKK encoded by the coding sequence ATGCGATTCATGCTGCTGATGATTCCCCACGGCTACGAAAGCGCGGCGCCCGGCACCGTGCCCGACGACGTCGAACGCGTGGGGTCGATGATGGCCTTCAACGAGTCCCTGCAGAAGGCCGGCGTGCTGATCGGCTGCGAGGGCCTGCACCCGCCGTCGATGGGCGCGCGCGTGAGCTTTCCGGGCGGCAAGCCGAAGGTGGTCGACGGCCCCTTCGCCGAGGTCAAGGAAGTGCTGGGCGGCTACTGGCTGATCGATGTCGCCTCGCGCGCCGAAGCCATCGAATGGGCGAGCCGCTGCCCGGGCAGCGAGAACGAGGTCATCGAGATCCGCCAGGTGCAGGAGATGGAAGACTTCTCGCCCGCCGTGCAGGACGTTGCGAGCGAATTCACGTCGATGCAGCAGACCCTGAAGAAGTGA
- a CDS encoding formylglycine-generating enzyme family protein — MTPRLVLWSLGLAFSLACGGAWAGELTVERNSLGMAFVRLPAGEFLMGSDEAPEALARDYPELPKERFTQLADEGPVHKVRITRAFWMGQHEVTVGQFRRFLEASGHVPESVADGTGGYGWRADYDPATTRRGDAFEGRNPRYSWRNPGFAQDDNHPVVNVSWNDAQALAAWLSQTEGRRYRLPTEAEWEYACRAGTRTRYSTGNEPATLLRGANVFDTRSAAHWPRWRAMALAGDDGFAFTAPVGSFAPNAWGLYDMHGNAWEWVADWHGDEYYARTPVDDPQGPATGTVRVRRGGSWHTWAFYARSSYRNWNAPGTRYTLVGIRLVRED; from the coding sequence ATGACACCACGCCTCGTCTTGTGGAGCCTGGGCCTTGCATTCAGCCTCGCCTGCGGCGGTGCCTGGGCCGGCGAGCTCACGGTGGAACGCAACAGCCTCGGCATGGCCTTCGTGCGATTGCCGGCCGGCGAATTCCTCATGGGCAGCGACGAGGCGCCCGAGGCGTTGGCACGCGACTACCCCGAGTTGCCGAAGGAGCGCTTCACCCAACTGGCCGACGAAGGGCCGGTGCACAAGGTGCGCATCACGCGGGCGTTCTGGATGGGACAGCACGAGGTGACGGTGGGCCAGTTCCGCCGCTTTCTCGAGGCCTCGGGCCATGTGCCCGAATCGGTGGCCGACGGCACCGGCGGCTACGGCTGGCGCGCCGACTACGACCCCGCCACCACGCGGCGCGGCGACGCTTTTGAAGGCCGCAACCCGCGCTACTCGTGGCGCAACCCGGGCTTCGCGCAGGACGACAACCACCCGGTCGTCAACGTGAGCTGGAACGACGCGCAGGCGCTGGCCGCATGGCTGAGCCAAACGGAGGGCCGGCGCTACCGCCTGCCGACCGAGGCCGAGTGGGAGTACGCCTGCCGCGCCGGCACGCGCACGCGCTACAGCACGGGGAACGAGCCGGCCACGCTGCTGCGCGGGGCCAATGTGTTCGACACGCGCAGCGCCGCCCATTGGCCGCGCTGGCGCGCGATGGCGCTCGCGGGCGACGACGGTTTTGCCTTCACCGCCCCGGTCGGCAGCTTCGCGCCGAACGCCTGGGGCCTCTACGACATGCACGGCAATGCGTGGGAATGGGTGGCCGACTGGCATGGCGACGAATACTACGCGCGCACACCGGTCGACGACCCCCAAGGCCCCGCCACGGGCACCGTGCGGGTGCGCCGCGGCGGCTCCTGGCACACCTGGGCTTTCTACGCCCGCTCGTCCTACCGCAACTGGAATGCGCCGGGCACGCGCTACACGCTCGTGGGCATCCGGCTGGTGCGGGAAGACTGA
- a CDS encoding RNA polymerase sigma factor → MSDGRDPAAIHRAIEAVWRIESAKIIATLARKVRDVGLAEELAQDALVAALEQWPVEGLPDNPAAWLTQVAKHRALDRLRHVQLAERKAPEIGRELDALHTMAQADFAQAVDAALDDDIGDDLLRLVFTACHPVLSTEARVALTLRLMGGLTTDEIARAFLVPEATVAQRIVRAKRTLAEACVPFEVPRRHELEARLASVLEVVYLIFNEGYSATAGDDWMRPTLCDEALRLGRIVAELVPGEAEVHGLVALMEIQASRTVARVGASGEPVLLLDQNRARWDPLLIRRGLAALSRAESLGGALGPYALQAAIAACHARARTAGETDWARIASLYDALAALSPSPVVELNRAVALSMAFGPAAGLEVVNALRDEPALKGYHLLPTVRGDLLFKLGRHDEARREFERAASLTRNTREQALLRARADACGGNKP, encoded by the coding sequence ATGAGCGACGGTCGGGACCCTGCCGCCATCCACCGCGCCATCGAGGCGGTCTGGCGCATCGAGTCCGCGAAGATCATCGCCACGCTCGCGCGCAAGGTGCGCGACGTGGGCCTGGCCGAAGAGCTGGCGCAGGACGCGCTGGTGGCCGCGCTCGAGCAATGGCCCGTCGAGGGCCTGCCCGACAACCCCGCCGCCTGGCTCACGCAGGTGGCCAAGCACCGCGCCCTCGACCGCCTGCGCCACGTGCAGCTGGCCGAGCGCAAGGCGCCCGAGATCGGCCGCGAACTCGACGCGCTGCACACCATGGCCCAGGCCGACTTTGCGCAGGCAGTCGATGCAGCACTCGATGACGACATCGGCGACGACCTGCTGCGCCTGGTGTTCACCGCCTGCCACCCCGTGCTCTCGACCGAGGCGCGCGTGGCGCTCACCTTGCGGCTGATGGGCGGCCTGACGACCGATGAGATCGCGCGCGCCTTTCTCGTGCCCGAAGCCACCGTCGCGCAGCGCATCGTGCGCGCCAAGCGCACGCTGGCCGAGGCGTGCGTGCCTTTCGAGGTGCCGCGTCGCCACGAGCTCGAAGCCCGGCTGGCCTCGGTGCTCGAGGTGGTCTACCTGATCTTCAACGAGGGCTACTCGGCCACCGCTGGCGACGACTGGATGCGCCCCACGCTGTGCGACGAGGCCCTGCGCCTGGGCCGCATCGTGGCCGAGCTGGTGCCCGGCGAAGCCGAGGTGCACGGGCTGGTCGCGCTGATGGAAATCCAGGCCTCGCGCACCGTCGCGCGCGTCGGCGCCTCGGGCGAGCCGGTGCTGCTGCTCGACCAGAACCGCGCGCGCTGGGACCCGCTGTTGATCCGCCGCGGTTTGGCGGCGCTGTCGCGTGCCGAATCGTTGGGCGGCGCGCTCGGCCCCTACGCATTGCAGGCCGCCATCGCCGCCTGCCACGCCCGCGCGCGTACCGCGGGCGAGACCGACTGGGCGCGCATCGCGTCGCTGTACGACGCGCTGGCCGCGCTGTCGCCGTCGCCCGTCGTCGAGCTGAACCGCGCGGTCGCGCTGTCGATGGCCTTCGGGCCGGCGGCCGGGCTGGAGGTGGTCAATGCGCTGAGGGACGAGCCTGCGCTGAAGGGCTACCACCTGCTGCCGACCGTGCGCGGCGACCTGCTCTTCAAGCTAGGCCGCCACGACGAGGCGCGCCGGGAGTTCGAGCGCGCCGCCTCGCTCACGCGCAACACGCGCGAGCAGGCGTTGCTGCGCGCGCGTGCCGACGCCTGCGGCGGCAACAAACCCTAG
- a CDS encoding nucleoside deaminase, with product MTPEQITRALRRADAVARRVMAMGRHPFGAVLVAPDGETILAEQGNIDTVHHAEATLARHAAQNWPAEYLWQCTLVTTFEPCAMCAGTSYWANIGRIVYGAEESALLALTGDHPENPTLSLPCREVFARGQKPVEVIGPVPEVADEMIATHRGFWESR from the coding sequence ATGACTCCCGAACAGATCACCCGCGCGCTGCGTCGCGCCGACGCCGTGGCGCGACGCGTCATGGCCATGGGCCGCCACCCCTTCGGCGCCGTGCTCGTCGCCCCCGACGGCGAGACCATCCTCGCCGAGCAGGGCAACATCGACACGGTGCATCACGCGGAGGCCACGCTCGCGCGCCATGCGGCGCAGAACTGGCCGGCCGAGTACCTGTGGCAGTGCACGCTGGTGACCACCTTCGAGCCCTGCGCCATGTGCGCGGGCACGAGCTACTGGGCCAACATCGGACGCATCGTGTACGGCGCGGAAGAATCCGCGCTGCTCGCACTCACCGGCGACCACCCCGAGAACCCGACGCTGAGCCTGCCCTGTCGCGAGGTCTTCGCGCGCGGGCAGAAGCCCGTCGAGGTGATCGGCCCCGTGCCCGAAGTGGCCGACGAGATGATCGCCACCCACCGGGGGTTCTGGGAGTCGCGCTAG
- a CDS encoding ABC transporter permease produces the protein MNNSKQLERWSPWLLLVAVLLLWQVICAGFGVSDFIFPSPLRIWEQFWEFKAIIAGHAWRTYWVTMAGFGLAIVVGVLMGFVIGSSRLAYAAIYPLMTAFNALPKAAFVPILVVWFGIGIGPAILTAFLISFFPIMVNIATGLATLEPELEDVLRVLGAKRWDVLIKIGLPRSMPYFFGSLKVAITLAFVGTTVSEMTAANEGIGYLLISAGSAMQMGLAFAGLMVVGAMAMVMYELFSLIEKHTTGWAHRGSQNA, from the coding sequence ATGAACAACAGCAAACAACTCGAACGCTGGTCGCCCTGGCTGCTGCTCGTGGCGGTGCTCCTGCTGTGGCAGGTGATCTGCGCGGGCTTCGGCGTGTCGGACTTCATCTTTCCGAGCCCGCTGCGCATCTGGGAGCAGTTCTGGGAGTTCAAGGCCATCATCGCGGGCCACGCGTGGCGCACCTACTGGGTCACGATGGCGGGCTTCGGCCTGGCGATCGTGGTGGGCGTGCTCATGGGCTTCGTGATCGGCAGCTCGCGCCTGGCCTATGCGGCGATCTACCCGCTCATGACGGCCTTCAACGCACTGCCCAAGGCGGCCTTCGTGCCGATTTTGGTCGTGTGGTTCGGCATCGGCATCGGGCCGGCGATTCTCACGGCGTTCTTGATCAGCTTCTTCCCGATCATGGTGAACATCGCGACCGGCCTGGCCACGCTCGAACCTGAGCTGGAAGACGTGCTGCGCGTGCTGGGCGCCAAGCGCTGGGACGTGCTCATCAAGATCGGCCTGCCGCGCTCCATGCCCTACTTCTTCGGCTCGCTGAAGGTGGCGATCACGCTGGCGTTTGTCGGCACCACGGTGTCGGAGATGACGGCGGCCAACGAGGGCATCGGCTACCTGCTGATCTCGGCCGGCTCGGCCATGCAGATGGGCCTGGCCTTCGCGGGCCTGATGGTGGTGGGCGCGATGGCGATGGTCATGTACGAACTCTTCAGCCTGATCGAGAAGCACACCACCGGCTGGGCGCATCGCGGCTCGCAGAACGCATAA
- a CDS encoding ABC transporter ATP-binding protein, whose translation MAAGATTPDAAAPFVDFQDVWLAYNEELLRANHFAVEAIDLKVTRGEFIAIVGPSGCGKSTFMKLTTGLKMPSMGKIRIDGQPVTGPLKISGMAFQAPSLLPWRTTVDNVLLPLEIVEPYRSNFKAKRKEYVERARRLLQKVGLGGYEDKFPWQLSGGMQQRASICRALIHEPKMLLLDEPFGALDAFTREELWCILRDLWTEQQFNVILVTHDLRESVFLADTVYVMSKSPGRFVVKREIDLPRPRELELTYTKEFTDIVLELRSHIGAIRGNAATSAAAATH comes from the coding sequence ATGGCGGCCGGCGCAACGACACCCGACGCAGCCGCCCCCTTCGTCGATTTCCAGGACGTCTGGCTCGCCTACAACGAAGAGCTGCTGCGCGCCAACCACTTCGCGGTCGAGGCCATCGACCTGAAGGTGACGCGCGGCGAGTTCATCGCCATCGTCGGCCCCTCGGGCTGCGGCAAGTCGACCTTCATGAAGCTCACCACGGGGCTGAAGATGCCCTCGATGGGCAAGATCCGCATCGACGGCCAGCCCGTGACCGGGCCGCTGAAGATCTCGGGCATGGCCTTCCAGGCGCCCTCGCTGCTGCCGTGGCGCACCACGGTCGACAACGTGCTGCTGCCGCTGGAAATCGTCGAGCCCTACCGCTCGAACTTCAAGGCCAAGCGCAAGGAGTACGTCGAGCGCGCCCGCCGCCTGCTGCAAAAGGTGGGCCTGGGCGGCTACGAAGACAAGTTTCCGTGGCAGCTTTCGGGCGGCATGCAGCAGCGCGCGAGCATCTGCCGCGCGCTCATCCACGAACCCAAGATGCTGCTGCTCGACGAGCCCTTCGGCGCACTCGACGCGTTCACGCGCGAAGAGCTGTGGTGCATCCTGCGCGACCTCTGGACCGAGCAGCAGTTCAACGTGATCCTGGTCACGCACGACCTGCGTGAATCGGTGTTCCTGGCCGACACGGTGTACGTGATGAGCAAGAGCCCCGGGCGCTTCGTGGTGAAGCGCGAGATCGACCTGCCGCGCCCGCGCGAGCTGGAGCTGACCTACACCAAGGAGTTCACCGACATCGTGCTCGAACTGCGCAGCCACATCGGCGCGATCCGCGGCAACGCCGCCACCTCCGCTGCGGCGGCCACGCACTGA
- a CDS encoding ABC transporter substrate-binding protein: MNKRHLLQSFLAASALSFGLSSAFAQSPTPIKFQLDWRFEGPAALFLHPAAKGYFKAAGLDVTIDAGNGSGGTVTRVASGAYDMGFADLAALMEFHANNPDSPNKPVAVMMVYNNTPASVMALKKSGITKPADLAGKKLGAPVFDAGRRAFPIFAKANNIGAVNWTAMDPTLRETMLVRGDIDAITGFTFTSLLNLEARGAKAADVVILPYPDYGVKLYGNVIIASPKLLKDNPAAVKKFLSAFAKGAKEVIANPAVAIESVKARDGIIDSKLETRRLQLAIDTVINSADARSEGFGAVNAGRMSLMASQVSDAFNTKTRVSPDAVWTAAMLPPAAELSGILRK, encoded by the coding sequence ATGAACAAGCGTCACCTGCTCCAGTCCTTCCTCGCCGCCTCGGCCCTCAGCTTCGGCCTGTCTTCGGCCTTTGCCCAGAGCCCGACGCCGATCAAGTTCCAGCTCGACTGGCGTTTCGAAGGACCGGCCGCGCTGTTCCTGCACCCCGCGGCCAAGGGCTACTTCAAGGCCGCTGGGCTGGACGTGACCATCGACGCCGGCAACGGCTCGGGCGGCACCGTGACGCGCGTGGCCTCGGGCGCCTACGACATGGGCTTTGCCGACCTCGCGGCGCTGATGGAGTTCCACGCCAACAACCCCGACAGCCCGAACAAGCCGGTCGCCGTGATGATGGTCTACAACAACACGCCGGCCTCGGTCATGGCGCTCAAGAAGAGCGGCATCACCAAGCCGGCCGACCTCGCCGGCAAGAAGCTCGGCGCGCCGGTGTTCGATGCGGGCCGCCGCGCGTTCCCGATCTTTGCCAAGGCCAACAACATCGGCGCCGTGAACTGGACCGCCATGGACCCGACGCTGCGCGAGACCATGCTGGTGCGCGGCGACATCGACGCCATCACGGGCTTCACCTTCACCTCGCTGCTCAACCTGGAAGCGCGCGGCGCCAAGGCGGCCGACGTGGTGATCCTGCCCTACCCCGACTACGGCGTGAAGCTGTACGGCAACGTGATCATCGCGTCGCCCAAGCTGCTCAAGGACAACCCGGCGGCAGTGAAGAAGTTCCTGTCGGCCTTTGCCAAGGGCGCGAAGGAAGTCATCGCCAACCCGGCCGTGGCCATCGAGTCGGTGAAGGCGCGCGACGGCATCATCGACAGCAAGCTCGAGACGCGCCGCCTGCAGCTGGCCATCGACACCGTCATCAACAGCGCCGACGCGCGCAGCGAAGGCTTCGGCGCCGTCAATGCGGGCCGCATGTCGCTCATGGCCTCGCAGGTGTCGGACGCCTTCAACACCAAGACGCGCGTGAGCCCCGACGCCGTGTGGACCGCGGCCATGCTCCCGCCCGCGGCCGAGCTCAGCGGAATCCTGCGCAAGTGA
- a CDS encoding TRAP transporter substrate-binding protein: MPLSRRQFVQAAAGTAAASTALFGTVSRAAAAKEFRLGLITPAGHSWNRAAVSFGEALKKATDGRLSATVFHSGQLGNESAMMQQLQSGALDMGWIQAAELGSRVASVAAINAPYLVRSTTNVASLVRTPAALKLLDVLPRETGTIGLGWGITGMRVVFATKDIASPTDLKGMKLRINPTPVYRDFYQLLGAAPTPIPTPGVFDAMSNGQVDGLEADIEFSWNQRFDRVSKTLLPMNALFMPFAPLVSGRIWQTLDAKDKALITDLVKQQLDAQIKDIVTTELGLIDKFKASGIAFKSASNYNPAPVIAEFDKVWLPKAPQIAELRKIGATL; the protein is encoded by the coding sequence ATGCCCCTCTCCCGCCGCCAGTTCGTCCAGGCCGCCGCCGGCACCGCTGCCGCATCGACCGCCCTCTTCGGCACCGTGTCGCGTGCCGCCGCCGCCAAGGAATTCCGCCTGGGCCTCATCACGCCCGCGGGGCATTCGTGGAACCGCGCCGCAGTGAGCTTCGGCGAGGCGCTGAAGAAGGCCACCGACGGCCGCCTGAGCGCCACGGTGTTTCACTCGGGCCAGCTCGGCAACGAGTCGGCCATGATGCAGCAGCTGCAGTCGGGCGCGCTCGATATGGGCTGGATTCAAGCCGCGGAACTCGGCTCGCGCGTGGCGAGCGTGGCGGCCATCAACGCGCCCTACCTCGTGCGCTCGACCACCAACGTCGCCTCGCTCGTGCGCACGCCCGCGGCGCTCAAGCTGCTCGATGTGCTGCCGCGCGAGACCGGCACCATCGGCCTGGGCTGGGGCATCACCGGCATGCGCGTGGTGTTCGCGACCAAGGACATCGCCTCGCCCACCGACCTGAAGGGCATGAAGCTGCGCATCAACCCCACGCCGGTGTACCGCGACTTCTACCAACTGTTGGGCGCCGCGCCCACGCCGATTCCCACGCCGGGCGTGTTCGACGCCATGTCCAACGGCCAGGTCGACGGGCTCGAAGCCGACATCGAGTTCTCGTGGAACCAGCGCTTCGACCGCGTCTCGAAAACGCTGCTGCCGATGAACGCGCTGTTCATGCCCTTCGCACCGCTGGTGTCGGGCCGCATCTGGCAGACGCTCGACGCGAAAGACAAGGCGCTCATCACCGACCTCGTGAAGCAGCAGCTCGACGCGCAGATCAAGGACATCGTGACCACCGAGCTGGGCCTGATCGACAAGTTCAAGGCCAGCGGCATCGCGTTCAAGAGCGCCAGCAACTACAACCCCGCGCCGGTCATCGCCGAGTTCGACAAGGTCTGGCTGCCCAAGGCGCCGCAGATCGCCGAGCTGCGCAAGATCGGCGCGACGCTCTGA
- a CDS encoding TRAP transporter large permease, translating into MLTSAFFLLIMLVGVPIGACLCLSGIVYILNSGDTVLFQSFPVQMFGGVDSYSLIAIPLFILIGEIMNGGGITKRLVDLALAFIGSVKGGLAYVNILANMLVSSIIGSATAQVAIMSQIMVPEMEKQGYDKTFAAGITVYGGMLGPIIPPSVMFVVYSVLAQVAVGDMLIAGIIPGVILTVLFFIVIACMGLIYNYPRTEKRTVKQRLHTILTACPTLLIPIVIVGSILGGLANPTESAAVGAVAAVLVGRYVTKEFRFAMIPQILLKSAIYSAVVLFLVAAAAVFSWLLIYGKVPQATAAWIQTVAKDPIAFLLLVNVILLVIGTVIDGIPGLIMTVPILLPIATEIYGIDPRHFGVVVVINLVLGLMTPPVGLSFFVASAVTGAKPGKMFIVTLPFFLICCAALVLLSLFPSLSLALIK; encoded by the coding sequence ATGCTGACCTCTGCCTTTTTCCTGCTGATCATGCTGGTCGGCGTGCCGATCGGTGCCTGCCTGTGCCTGTCGGGCATCGTCTACATCCTCAACTCGGGCGACACGGTGCTGTTCCAGTCGTTCCCGGTGCAGATGTTCGGCGGCGTCGACAGCTACAGCCTCATTGCGATTCCGCTGTTCATTTTGATCGGCGAAATCATGAACGGCGGCGGCATCACGAAGCGGCTGGTCGACCTGGCGCTGGCCTTCATCGGCTCGGTGAAAGGCGGCCTGGCCTACGTGAACATCCTGGCGAACATGCTGGTGTCGTCGATCATCGGCTCGGCCACCGCGCAGGTGGCGATCATGAGCCAGATCATGGTGCCCGAGATGGAGAAGCAGGGCTACGACAAGACCTTCGCGGCCGGCATCACGGTGTACGGCGGCATGCTCGGCCCGATCATTCCGCCCTCGGTGATGTTCGTGGTGTACAGCGTGCTCGCGCAGGTGGCGGTGGGCGACATGCTCATCGCGGGGATCATCCCCGGCGTGATCCTCACGGTGCTGTTCTTCATCGTCATCGCCTGCATGGGCCTGATCTACAACTACCCGCGCACCGAGAAGCGCACCGTCAAACAGCGGCTGCACACGATCCTCACGGCCTGCCCGACGCTGCTCATTCCCATCGTGATCGTCGGCTCGATCCTCGGCGGGCTGGCCAACCCCACCGAATCGGCGGCGGTGGGCGCGGTGGCCGCGGTGCTGGTGGGCCGCTACGTGACCAAGGAATTCCGCTTCGCGATGATTCCGCAGATCCTGCTGAAGTCGGCGATCTACTCGGCGGTGGTGCTGTTCCTGGTGGCGGCGGCCGCGGTGTTCTCGTGGCTGCTCATCTACGGCAAGGTGCCGCAGGCCACCGCCGCATGGATACAGACCGTGGCAAAAGACCCGATCGCCTTCCTGCTGCTGGTGAACGTGATCCTGCTGGTGATCGGCACCGTGATCGACGGCATTCCCGGCCTGATCATGACCGTGCCGATCCTGTTGCCCATTGCGACGGAAATCTACGGCATCGACCCGCGCCACTTCGGCGTGGTGGTGGTCATCAACCTCGTGCTCGGGCTGATGACGCCGCCGGTGGGGCTGAGCTTCTTCGTGGCGTCGGCGGTGACAGGCGCCAAGCCCGGAAAGATGTTCATCGTCACGCTGCCCTTCTTCCTGATCTGCTGCGCGGCGCTGGTGCTGCTGTCGCTGTTCCCGAGTCTTTCTCTCGCGCTCATCAAGTAA
- a CDS encoding TRAP transporter small permease: MQENALKESGGLSRRVLDASDFVLRCERHLLSSLMGLLIVLVLLNVVTRYGGFPIYWVDEASVYCVVWLTFIGASAMTRLRLDFAVTLLTDKLGTRAARIAKASASSGVLLLGLALLAMCWLWMDPAGIVRHGFDAKEFAAESFNFLYTERTQTLDWPTWLVQLILPIFSLTLSVHALANLLEDLGLQPKRTHDEFHVANADAVN; encoded by the coding sequence ATGCAAGAAAACGCCTTGAAAGAAAGCGGCGGCCTGTCCCGCCGTGTGCTCGACGCGTCGGACTTTGTCCTGCGCTGCGAGCGCCACCTGCTCAGCAGCCTGATGGGCTTGCTCATCGTGCTGGTGCTGCTGAACGTGGTCACGCGCTACGGTGGCTTTCCGATCTACTGGGTGGACGAGGCCTCGGTGTACTGCGTGGTCTGGCTCACCTTCATCGGTGCGTCGGCGATGACGCGGCTGCGGCTGGACTTTGCGGTGACGCTGCTCACCGACAAGCTCGGCACCCGGGCCGCGCGCATCGCCAAGGCCAGCGCCTCGAGCGGTGTGCTGCTGCTCGGGCTGGCCCTGCTCGCGATGTGCTGGCTGTGGATGGACCCGGCCGGCATCGTGCGCCACGGCTTCGACGCGAAGGAGTTCGCCGCCGAGAGCTTCAACTTTCTCTACACCGAGCGCACGCAGACGCTCGACTGGCCGACGTGGCTGGTGCAGCTCATCCTGCCGATCTTCTCGCTCACCCTCAGCGTGCATGCGCTGGCCAACCTCCTCGAAGACCTCGGCCTGCAGCCCAAGCGCACGCATGACGAGTTCCATGTCGCCAACGCGGACGCCGTGAACTGA
- a CDS encoding dihydrodipicolinate synthase family protein: MSNPRWQGIFPAITTKFHADESIDAEGTARHIDFQIRNGIHGLVTCGSLGEASTLTLEEKLQVAKIALDAADGRIPVLANVSETSTREALRYVDGANKLGVAGYMVMPSVIYVADAREAMLNVRTIANAAQKPIMVYNNPVAYRVDLKPEHMVELADCEWIAAIKESTDNIRRITDLRNTVGDRYQLFLGVDDLAYEGLALGCDGLLAGVGCAFPRETVALYDLMKAGKFAEALKLYQWMTPMLHLDVSTKLVQNLKLIDLLVGVGTEHMRRPRLPLIGEERAFIEKVVGKALATRPTQYQSVA; this comes from the coding sequence ATGAGCAATCCCCGCTGGCAAGGCATCTTCCCCGCCATCACCACCAAGTTCCACGCCGACGAAAGCATCGACGCCGAGGGCACCGCCCGCCACATCGACTTCCAGATCCGCAACGGCATCCATGGCCTCGTCACCTGCGGCTCGCTGGGCGAAGCCAGCACGCTGACGCTGGAAGAAAAGCTGCAGGTCGCCAAGATCGCGCTCGATGCCGCCGACGGCCGCATCCCCGTGCTGGCCAACGTGTCGGAGACCAGCACCCGCGAAGCCCTTCGCTACGTGGACGGCGCCAACAAGCTGGGCGTGGCCGGCTACATGGTCATGCCCTCGGTGATCTACGTGGCCGATGCGCGCGAAGCGATGCTCAACGTGCGCACCATCGCCAACGCGGCCCAGAAACCCATCATGGTCTACAACAACCCGGTGGCCTACCGCGTGGACCTGAAGCCCGAGCACATGGTCGAACTGGCCGACTGCGAGTGGATCGCGGCCATCAAGGAAAGCACCGACAACATCCGCCGCATCACCGACCTGCGCAACACCGTGGGCGACCGCTACCAGCTGTTCCTGGGCGTGGACGACCTGGCCTACGAAGGCCTCGCCCTGGGCTGCGATGGCCTGCTGGCCGGTGTCGGTTGTGCCTTCCCGCGCGAAACGGTGGCGCTGTACGACCTGATGAAGGCCGGCAAGTTCGCTGAAGCGCTCAAGCTCTACCAGTGGATGACGCCGATGCTGCATCTGGACGTGTCGACCAAGCTGGTGCAGAACCTCAAGCTCATCGACCTGCTGGTCGGCGTGGGCACCGAGCACATGCGCCGCCCGCGCCTGCCGCTCATCGGCGAAGAGCGCGCCTTCATCGAGAAGGTCGTCGGCAAGGCGCTGGCCACGCGGCCCACGCAATACCAATCGGTCGCCTGA